Proteins encoded by one window of Muntiacus reevesi chromosome 6, mMunRee1.1, whole genome shotgun sequence:
- the LMOD2 gene encoding leiomodin-2, with protein sequence MSTFGYRRGLSKYESIDEDELLASLSAEELKELERELDDIEPDHSLPVGMRQKSLTEKTPTGTFSREALMAYWEKESQKLLEKERLGECGKVAEEDKEESEEELVFTECNSEVSEDVYTEEEDEDEDEDEEDSEGEGRTGAKEEGMNGSVHSDSVHSDSARPKTFTSQIENIHLTNGHSGRNTESPPAAIHPCGNPTVIEDALEKIKNNDPDTTEVNLNNIENITSQTLARFAEALKANTVVKAFSLANTRADDSAATAIADMLRVNRHISSVNIESNFITGRGILAIMRALQHNSVLTELRFHNQRHIMGSQVEMEIAKLLRENTTLLRLGYHFELPGPRMSMTSLLTRNMDKQRQKRMQEQKQQEGYDGGANLRTKVWRRGTPGSSPYASPKHSPWSSPKLPKKVQTVRSRPPSPAAPPPPPPPPPPPPPPPPPPPLAPQRLPPPPPPPPPPPPEKKLITRNIAEVIKQQESAQRALQNGQKKKKGKKAKKQPNNILKEIKNSLRSVQEKKMEDSSRPSTPQRSAHENLMEAIRGSSIKQLRRVEVPEALR encoded by the exons ATGTCTACCTTTGGCTACAGGAGAGGACTTAGCAAATATGAATCCATCGATGAGGACGaactcctggcttccctgtcaGCCGAGGAGCTGAAGGAGCTAGAGAGGGAGCTGGACGACATTGAACCTGATCACAGCCTCCCGGTGGGGATGAGGCAAAAGAGTCTGACTGAGAAAACCCCCACAGGGACATTCAGCAGAGAGGCGCTGATGGCCTATTGGGAAAAGGAGTCCCAGAAACTCTTGGAgaaggagaggctgggggagTGTGGAAAG GTTGCAGAAGAggacaaagaggagagtgaggaagAGCTTGTCTTTACAGAATGTAACAGTGAGGTTTCTGAGGATGTGTACACGGAAGAGGAGGACGAGGACGAGGACGAGGACGAGGAGGACAGCGAAGGAGAGGGAAGAACAGGTGCGAAGGAGGAAGGGATGAACGGATCTGTGCATTCCGATAGTGTCCATTCTGACAGCGCGAGGCCAAAGACATTTACAAGTCAAATCGAAAACATCCATCTGACTAACGGCCACAGCGGAAGGAACACGGAGTCTCCCCCGGCTGCCATTCACCCCTGCGGGAACCCCACAGTGATCGAGGATGCTctggaaaagattaaaaacaacgACCCCGACACCACGGAAGTCAATCTGAACAACATCGAGAACATCACTTCGCAGACCCTCGCCCGCTTCGCCGAGGCCCTCAAGGCCAACACGGTGGTGAAGGCCTTCAGCCTGGCCAACACGCGCGCCGACGACAGCGCGGCCACGGCCATCGCGGACATGCTCCGGGTCAACCGGCACATCAGCAGCGTCAACATCGAGTCCAACTTCATCACGGGCAGGGGCATCCTGGCCATCATGAGGGCGCTGCAGCACAACAGCGTGCTCACCGAGCTGCGCTTCCACAACCAGAGGCACATCATGGGCAGCCAGGTGGAGATGGAGATCGCCAAGCTGCTGAGGGAGAACACCACGCTTCTGAGGCTGGGCTACCATTTCGAGCTGCCAGGACCAAGAATGAGCATGACCAGCCTCTTGACCAGAAACATGGATAAGCAGCGGCAGAAGCGGATGCAGGAGCAGAAACAGCAGGAGGGATACGACGGAGGAGCCAACCTTAGGACCAAAGTCTGGCGGAggggcacgccaggctcctcacCGTACGCATCTCCCAAGCACTCCCCCTggtcctcccccaaactccccaagAAAGTCCAAACTGTGAGGAGCCGTCCTCCGTCTccggcggccccgcccccgcccccgcccccgccccctccccctccgcctcccccaccgccaccccctcTTGCCCCCCAGAGGCTGCCACCCCCACCTCCGCCTCCCCCGCCTCCGCCCCCAGAGAAGAAGCTCATCACCCGCAACATCGCGGAAGTCATCAAACAGCAGGAGAGCGCCCAGCGGGCCTTACAAAacggacagaaaaagaaaaaagggaaaaaggctAAGAAACAGCCAAAcaatatcctaaaggaaatcaaaaattccCTGAGGTCGgttcaggagaagaaaatggaagacaGTTCCCGACCGTCTACCCCACAGAGATCAGCTCATGAGAATCTCATGGAAGCTATTCGGGGAAGCAGCATAAAACAGCTAAGGCGG GTGGAAGTTCCAGAAGCTCTGCGATAA